A window from Neoarius graeffei isolate fNeoGra1 chromosome 14, fNeoGra1.pri, whole genome shotgun sequence encodes these proteins:
- the mxtx2 gene encoding mix-type homeobox gene 2 has translation MWSDSIVGKDGASQASKIAGRRKRTSFTKEHLELLRMAFSMDPYPGISVRESLSQATGLPESRIQVWFQNKRARTLKNRANRTSPQPEATSSLHSPFLPPHMVSVREGRQPAFNATQPQLGEDSEQDCYFTDSPQSFGLPPSGAHCSTPSIRPHQDRLMGTSLSPSSFHADLEVTPVGWGSMRSQTSPECLWSPPVQGTGNNSKDESQVFLYPPPPYPHGSVRSGLLNNLKSTSLDSADSAFWEMGLENTPPVSYSQDGSGLWDESAQEQPLAPLPNLSSQCLKEVLGEMEPGWWKINGQMELQ, from the exons ATGTGGTCTGATAGCATTGTTG GTAAAGATGGTGCATCTCAGGCCAGTAAGATTGCAGGCCGGAGGAAGCGGACCAGTTTCACTAAAGAACACTTGGAGCTGCTCAGAATGGCTTTTAGCATGGACCCATACCCTGGCATTAGTGTCAGAGAAAGTCTATCACAAGCTACAGGCCTCCCAGAATCACGAATTCAG GTATGGTTCCAAAACAAGAGGGCAAGAACCCTAAAGAACAGAGCCAATCGGACCTCACCTCAACCAGAAGCTACTTCTTCGCTGCACAGCCCTTTCCTACCACCTCACATGGTCAGTGTAAGAGAGGGTAGACAACCAGCATTTAATGCCACTCAACCTCAGCTGGGTGAAGACAGTGAGCAGGACTGCTATTTTACTGACTCTCCACAAAGTTTTGGCCTTCCACCAAGTGGAGCTCACTGCAGCACTCCGTCCATCAGGCCACACCAAGATAGGCTGATGGGCACTAGCTTGAGTCCTTCCTCATTTCATGCTGACTTGGAAGTTACTCCAGTTGGCTGGGGCTCCATGAGATCCCAAACCTCACCAGAGTGTCTGTGGAGTCCACCAGTGCAAGGCACTGGAAACAACAGCAAAGATGAGAGCCAGGTCTTTCTCTATCCTCCACCTCCTTATCCTCATGGCAGTGTGAGGTCTGGATTACTCAACAACTTGAAATCCACTTCTCTTGACTCTGCGGATTCTGCATTTTGGGAAATGGGGCTGGAGAACACCCCTCCTGTGTCATATTCTCAGGATGGAAGTGGCCTGTGGGATGAATCTGCTCAGGAGCAGCCTCTGGCCCCATTGCCCAATCTGTCTTCTCAGTGTCTAAAGGAAGTTCTTGGAGAGATGGAACCGGGCTGGTGGAAGATTAATGGACAAATGGAGCTTCaataa